The following coding sequences lie in one Myxococcus virescens genomic window:
- a CDS encoding M24 family metallopeptidase: MKSAKWAALPLLLLAACATTGRQGAADDSPPRLMSWSEQIAEREAWLEKRHGMLLDMMRRHGVGMWVVVNEEFHDDPLTQFIAPPRPYAGNRDIFVFVDAGPEGLKRVALSGYSEATLARFFELPEEGRKPQEILADLNTRYQPRTIALGIGGKRGVTRSLTKDSYAFLVEALGAEAEARFVSAAPLIEEYLDTRIPEEWLHYQRLVMLTEAVVKEAFSPEVVVPGKTTVGDVRRFLYDRLWALGVDTWFQPDLRVQRKGADGASSRGFLAPAKEDVVILRGDLLHVDFGITYMGLNSDWQKMAYVLNEGETDAPEGLKRALANTIELQDALMLRASRPGRTSAQVYTQTMAEMKEKGIEAMVYSHPLGNQGHALGASIDFRSASRQEEAKTLRLGSYIAIELNTATSVPEWDGQKVFVMQEDPAYLTEEGWKFFVSRQESFYLLGRDGQGGQRSQGAKGGKGVTTRGMPML; the protein is encoded by the coding sequence ATGAAGTCCGCGAAGTGGGCGGCCCTGCCGCTGTTGCTGCTGGCCGCCTGTGCCACCACGGGGCGCCAGGGCGCTGCTGACGACTCGCCGCCGCGTCTCATGTCCTGGTCGGAGCAGATCGCCGAGCGCGAAGCCTGGCTGGAGAAGCGCCACGGCATGCTGCTGGACATGATGCGCCGCCATGGCGTGGGCATGTGGGTGGTCGTGAACGAGGAGTTCCACGACGACCCGCTCACCCAGTTCATCGCGCCGCCGCGGCCCTACGCGGGCAACCGGGACATCTTCGTGTTCGTCGACGCCGGGCCCGAGGGGCTCAAGCGCGTCGCGCTCTCCGGCTACTCGGAGGCCACGCTCGCGCGCTTCTTCGAGCTGCCCGAAGAAGGGCGCAAGCCGCAGGAGATCCTGGCGGACCTGAACACGCGCTATCAGCCCCGGACGATTGCCCTGGGCATTGGCGGCAAGCGCGGGGTGACGCGCAGCCTGACGAAGGACAGCTATGCCTTCCTGGTGGAGGCCCTGGGCGCGGAGGCGGAGGCCCGCTTCGTGAGCGCCGCGCCGCTCATCGAGGAGTACCTGGACACGCGCATCCCCGAGGAGTGGCTGCACTACCAGCGGCTGGTGATGCTGACGGAGGCCGTGGTGAAGGAGGCCTTCTCTCCGGAGGTGGTGGTGCCGGGGAAGACGACCGTCGGTGACGTGCGCCGCTTCCTCTATGACAGGCTCTGGGCGCTGGGCGTGGACACCTGGTTCCAGCCGGACCTGCGCGTGCAGCGCAAGGGCGCGGATGGCGCCAGCTCGCGAGGCTTCCTGGCGCCCGCGAAGGAGGACGTCGTCATCCTCCGCGGCGACCTGCTGCACGTGGACTTCGGCATCACCTACATGGGGCTGAACTCCGACTGGCAGAAGATGGCCTACGTGCTGAACGAGGGGGAGACGGACGCGCCGGAGGGCCTCAAGCGGGCGCTGGCCAACACCATCGAACTCCAGGACGCGCTGATGCTGCGCGCCTCCCGTCCGGGCCGCACGTCCGCGCAGGTGTACACGCAGACGATGGCGGAGATGAAGGAGAAGGGCATCGAGGCCATGGTGTACAGCCACCCGCTGGGCAACCAGGGCCACGCGCTGGGCGCGAGCATCGACTTCCGTTCGGCCAGCCGGCAGGAGGAGGCCAAGACGTTGCGCCTGGGCTCGTACATCGCCATCGAGCTGAACACCGCCACGTCGGTGCCGGAGTGGGACGGGCAGAAGGTCTTCGTGATGCAGGAGGACCCGGCCTACCTCACCGAGGAGGGCTGGAAGTTCTTCGTGTCCAGGCAGGAGTCGTTCTACCTCCTGGGCCGCGATGGGCAGGGCGGGCAGCGAAGTCAGGGCGCCAAGGGAGGCAAGGGCGTGACGACGCGTGGCATGCCCATGCTCTGA
- a CDS encoding CHAT domain-containing protein, with the protein MMGTLCNRLSLFLDGELPPVDEENFRHHLARCDPCASGLHEAMQLELLGFHVMGDPRVLAHEQEDAPETWTAPDAPRTRDAAEVPGRPHWRWAPFAVGAVAAAIVLVLVVKSADMRGSQQEVWLAQTSSRLIEARVAYARADGHRPYVPLRAGVRGPPGGAGSALPLRALADLEDQGDLHGIAAAYLVRRDLRQAFDFLHRMSPSPDRDSDLAIIALEQGHPEQALALLDGVLRQAPEHAQAQWNRALVLREMGLTLLAAEAFDAVVKRGEPGWSEEARIRARALRQQTQARGRAWKGARAAVRDLMVDAQARLPLEEAKRFPGIVRLAFYDAVRAAPSREGTLRLLPLADVLDGVQGGEVLRGYVQRVAERDFSRRAPLAADYAKLVRGELSSPARFLETLRRSGEDDLYLGGLINQKAGARHLEDFTRLARAAEDPWLSLLAERELAGAEERAGEWWKAEARLRAAVGACQGKGLSYRCATLKKRLSDLYLALNRPAEAFEQAWSGWLASREQEEWELEQQFLQELAHIARYRLDITSARAYLRESLARTPDACEQRTYVHRNLAYLSWLEFDAHEARSELELAQECGRPLGLPGALLLSYLARFGADSQDADLLRRTLAELHRGQPSPGKLAQMRFAEGQFVLERDRATGLELLRGAIQLAEALPNDVDARKTRMGAYNVLAHEAGRTDAPGEALALMGAALQVEVPARCVLGVAVDYERSVVALRGATGELQGHFDASRAEPLGRDASGLVPPSLQAALKGCERVDVLALPPVHGLRGLLPAELAWSYRVGRPGGASPVPARGSGPHLVVNGVEAPAALGLPRLLPLEPPHAPDPQRIELSGMQATPTRVLAAMAQASEVEIHAHGAFSPEMSDASLVVLAPEPDGRYALSAPQVRALKLERAPLVLLATCSAARATPFLHESFSLPVAFIEAGAATVLASTVEIPDSAGRFFEAVRERIRSGAPAALALRDARRTWLADHPSADWVHGILLFE; encoded by the coding sequence GTGATGGGGACGCTCTGTAACAGGCTGTCCCTCTTCCTGGACGGCGAGCTGCCGCCCGTGGACGAGGAGAACTTCCGGCATCACCTCGCTCGCTGTGACCCCTGCGCGTCCGGCCTGCACGAAGCCATGCAACTGGAGCTGCTGGGCTTCCATGTGATGGGGGACCCGCGCGTGTTGGCGCACGAGCAGGAGGACGCGCCCGAAACCTGGACGGCGCCCGATGCGCCCAGGACACGTGACGCGGCCGAAGTGCCGGGTCGCCCGCACTGGCGCTGGGCCCCGTTCGCGGTGGGCGCCGTGGCGGCGGCCATCGTCCTGGTGCTCGTCGTCAAGAGCGCCGATATGCGGGGTTCCCAGCAGGAGGTCTGGCTCGCGCAGACGTCGTCGCGCCTCATCGAGGCGAGGGTCGCCTATGCACGCGCGGACGGACACCGGCCCTATGTGCCCTTGCGCGCGGGTGTCAGAGGGCCTCCGGGCGGGGCTGGCTCGGCATTGCCGCTCCGGGCGCTGGCGGATCTGGAGGACCAGGGGGACCTGCATGGCATTGCCGCCGCGTACCTGGTCCGCAGGGACCTGCGGCAAGCCTTCGACTTCCTCCACCGGATGTCGCCGTCACCGGACCGGGACAGCGACCTGGCCATCATCGCGTTGGAGCAGGGGCACCCGGAGCAGGCGCTGGCGCTGCTGGACGGCGTGTTACGACAAGCGCCCGAGCACGCCCAGGCGCAGTGGAACCGGGCGCTGGTGCTGCGGGAGATGGGGCTGACGCTGCTGGCCGCGGAGGCGTTCGACGCGGTGGTGAAGCGCGGGGAGCCGGGATGGAGCGAGGAGGCGCGGATTCGCGCGCGAGCGCTCCGGCAGCAGACGCAGGCGCGTGGGCGGGCCTGGAAGGGGGCTCGCGCGGCGGTGCGGGACCTGATGGTGGACGCGCAGGCGCGGCTCCCGCTGGAGGAAGCGAAGCGCTTTCCTGGCATCGTCCGGCTGGCGTTCTACGACGCGGTGAGGGCCGCGCCGTCGCGGGAGGGGACCCTGCGCCTGCTTCCGCTGGCGGACGTGTTGGACGGCGTCCAGGGCGGCGAGGTGCTTCGCGGCTACGTGCAGCGTGTGGCGGAGCGGGACTTCAGCCGCCGTGCACCTCTGGCGGCGGACTACGCGAAGCTCGTCCGGGGCGAGCTGTCCTCGCCAGCGCGCTTCCTGGAGACGCTGCGGCGTTCGGGCGAGGACGACCTGTACCTGGGCGGGCTCATCAATCAGAAGGCAGGCGCGCGCCACCTGGAGGATTTCACGCGGCTGGCCCGTGCGGCCGAGGACCCCTGGTTGTCGCTGCTGGCCGAGCGAGAGCTGGCGGGCGCCGAGGAGCGCGCGGGCGAATGGTGGAAGGCGGAGGCGCGGCTTCGCGCGGCCGTGGGGGCCTGTCAGGGCAAGGGGCTGTCCTACCGCTGCGCCACGCTGAAGAAGCGGCTGTCGGACCTCTATCTCGCGCTCAACCGCCCGGCGGAGGCTTTCGAGCAGGCGTGGAGTGGCTGGCTGGCGTCTCGGGAGCAGGAGGAATGGGAGCTGGAGCAACAGTTCCTCCAGGAGCTGGCGCACATCGCTCGCTACCGGTTGGACATCACCAGCGCGCGCGCCTACCTGCGCGAGTCCCTGGCGCGAACGCCCGACGCCTGCGAGCAGCGCACCTACGTGCACCGCAACCTGGCCTACCTGTCGTGGCTGGAGTTCGACGCGCACGAGGCGCGGAGCGAGCTGGAGCTGGCGCAGGAGTGTGGCCGGCCACTGGGGCTGCCCGGCGCGCTGTTGTTGTCGTACCTGGCGCGCTTCGGCGCGGACAGCCAGGACGCGGACCTGTTGCGCCGCACCCTGGCCGAGCTGCACCGGGGGCAGCCCTCCCCGGGCAAGCTCGCGCAGATGCGCTTCGCCGAGGGGCAGTTCGTGCTGGAGCGCGACCGCGCGACCGGGCTGGAGCTGCTTCGCGGCGCCATCCAACTGGCGGAGGCCCTTCCCAACGATGTGGACGCGCGCAAGACGCGCATGGGGGCCTACAACGTCCTGGCGCACGAGGCAGGCCGCACGGACGCCCCAGGTGAGGCCCTGGCGCTCATGGGCGCCGCGCTTCAGGTCGAGGTCCCCGCGCGATGTGTGCTGGGCGTCGCCGTGGACTACGAGCGCTCGGTGGTCGCGCTGCGGGGCGCTACGGGTGAACTGCAGGGGCACTTCGACGCCAGCCGCGCGGAGCCCCTGGGGCGGGACGCCTCCGGGCTGGTGCCGCCGTCGCTCCAGGCCGCCTTGAAGGGTTGCGAGCGGGTGGATGTGCTCGCGCTGCCGCCGGTGCATGGCCTGCGGGGGCTGCTGCCCGCGGAGCTCGCCTGGAGCTACCGCGTGGGGCGGCCCGGAGGCGCGTCTCCCGTGCCGGCTCGTGGCAGCGGGCCGCACCTGGTCGTCAATGGGGTGGAGGCGCCCGCGGCGCTGGGCCTCCCGCGGTTGCTTCCGCTGGAGCCGCCGCACGCGCCGGACCCGCAGCGAATCGAGCTGTCGGGCATGCAAGCCACGCCAACCCGGGTGCTGGCCGCCATGGCGCAGGCCAGTGAGGTGGAAATTCACGCGCACGGCGCTTTCAGCCCCGAGATGTCAGACGCCTCGCTGGTGGTGCTGGCGCCTGAACCCGATGGCCGATACGCGCTGTCCGCCCCCCAGGTCCGCGCGCTGAAGCTGGAGCGCGCGCCGCTCGTGCTTCTGGCCACGTGCAGTGCGGCCCGAGCCACGCCCTTCCTTCATGAGTCCTTCAGCCTGCCGGTGGCCTTCATCGAAGCAGGCGCGGCCACGGTGCTGGCCTCCACGGTGGAAATCCCCGACTCGGCGGGGCGCTTCTTCGAAGCGGTACGTGAGCGCATCCGGAGCGGTGCACCGGCGGCCCTCGCGCTCCGCGACGCGCGGCGCACGTGGCTGGCGGACCACCCCTCCGCGGACTGGGTCCACGGCATCCTCCTCTTCGAATGA